ATTCCACCATCTTCTCCAGCTCCTCATGTGCCTGTGTCCATAGGGGAAGCGCGGCCTGCAGCGCGGCATGTCCCTCTGCCGTCAGGCTCAGCAAGCGTGACCTTCGGTCGTTCGGGTTAGCTTCATTGCGCAACAAACCCCGGCGTTCCAGCGGTTTCAATGCCGCCGTCAGCGTGGTCCGGTCCATTGCCAGCAGATTTGCGACCGAGGCCATCGGCGCCGGCTGAGGACGGTTCAACGACATCAGCAGCGAAAACTGTCCATTGGTCAGCCCGGCAGGCTTCAGGATCGCGTCGAACCGCCGCGCCAGAGCTCGCGCGGCCCGCTGAACATGCAGGCACAGGCAGGTATCGCGGACGTGAATCGTCGTCTCAAAGGGAACCGGGGATGGATCGGCGTTTGACACTGCAATCATTATGTTGATATCAACATATCGAAGTCAAGAAGGAGGTTATTCCCGTCATGCCCGATCACGCCGTCGTCTCGCCCGAAGTCTGGCTCGAAGCCCGAAAAGCCTTCCTCCAGCGTGAGAAGGAGCTCACCCATCTCCGCGACGCCA
This genomic window from Terriglobus albidus contains:
- a CDS encoding MarR family winged helix-turn-helix transcriptional regulator, whose product is MIAVSNADPSPVPFETTIHVRDTCLCLHVQRAARALARRFDAILKPAGLTNGQFSLLMSLNRPQPAPMASVANLLAMDRTTLTAALKPLERRGLLRNEANPNDRRSRLLSLTAEGHAALQAALPLWTQAHEELEKMVESAADLRSGLMAISR